One Dioscorea cayenensis subsp. rotundata cultivar TDr96_F1 chromosome 19, TDr96_F1_v2_PseudoChromosome.rev07_lg8_w22 25.fasta, whole genome shotgun sequence genomic window, ATTGTACCTTTGCAATAATTCCAGTAGAAATCCGAAAGTAGGATTAATACTAATGAAGCCATTAACAAGACCTACAATATATAAAATGGATGATAAATATTCTATTAAGTATGGACTGGTATCCTGTTAATTGGGAATCAGATAAAGAAAATTACCCAACGAGTGTAAGTTGTCCAAGCTCTGAATTAGTAATCCTCTTTCTGCATCTCATCACTGCAGATAAATTTTCCTCACAGCTTTCTTCAACTTTTAATACACATCATCTGGCAATGTATAAAGCCTTTCAGTCAATCCATCTATAATTGAGATTGACAACTGTCATTCATATGGAATCTACTGTTGGATTTTCCataagggcctgtttggatggCCCTAAATTCCATACGAATAGTATTCATTCCTATGTAATTTAGTATTATGTAGGAAACCAAATTTTTGGGTGTTTGGATAGTATTTTGATAGTAATAAGTTCCTATGGAAGTATATGATTCCACAGGAATTTATAAAAGAGGTGacacccaatttttttttcctgtacAATTCGGGCTGTGCGAGTGTGTTAGAAAAGGCTTTCCTTCTATCTCTCATTCTCCACCATCTTCAGTCATTCACCGCCGCCGCTTGTCGCAGCTGACTGCCGTCACCGTTTGCCGCCTCTCATcactctgtgtgtgtgtgtgtgtgtgtcgaGAAACAGAGTTCATGGCTGGAAATGGTGGCGGGAGCAGCAACAGGGTCGGTGGTGCGTCAATCTAGATccatattgaaacaaaaaacTTTGTGAGGTAAAAATTTAAGCTAGGGAGAGATAAGTATACAAATAGCAAGAttgttggctttaaatagagaaaaattgttaacggctagtttttaaaaaactccaacggctagttttttttttaaaaactctaacggctagtttcattttcaaaattaaaaattcttatGGAAAATTCCTGCGCACATCCAAACACTGATTCCGTAGGAATTTTTCCTGTAGTTAATTCCAAAGGAATCATTTCTgaatcctatggaataaaattcctacaGAAAAATTTACTATACATCCAAACAGGGCCTAAGTCTTTTCAATATAATCAAACTTCCGAAAGAAGGAATTGGAATTTGAACTGTCATCCACAGCACTGAATAAGTGCCTTTCAAAATCATTTGCAATATTGGAAGAACTGTCAGTTCTCTTATCATCTGCATAATTAGATGCTTCACAATCAAACTAGACAAGCAACAGTATAAATAACAACACAGGATGTGACCATATTGagagaactaaaaaaaaaaaaggtcaaaatTTAGACTAGctcaataaaatattatattatgtgaCAATATTGATAATAGAaataccaacaacaacaactgcAAGCATACAATACTGATAATAGAAATACTACTCATTAATAATGCGGTAAGAAGAATCAAATGATCCAAGTCCATAAATTTCACAGCATAAGCAAGTCTATGAGGACTTTATGTGCCTAagatttgcaaaaataaatatgaagggTCCTGCTTATAAATGTTCTACCCATCTCACAGAAAATCACATAGAATGAAAAGGATACGAAGTGCTTCCACAATTAGCAGATCTAAACTCAAATACATGATCCCCGTAACAAGAAAGAGTTTCGTGATAATAAGAGCTTGACTCAAGGGACAACCTTCAGTAAAATGCATTGTTCCTATTAAAACTAAAGTAAAAACCTTTAGTTCAATATCCTCCTCACACATCGTCTAGGACCACTCAATGAACTTGACATAGAGCTCAAAACAACAACCACCCTAATTGGAATTATAAACTTATGAACTTACCCAACAAGACAATAAAATCATCAATCACAAGATTCAAAAGAATGTTTACACAAAGAGATAATCGGAAAGCAGTGTTAGATGCacataaatcaatcaaacacaCTCACTTATGCAaaggaacaaagaaaagaaataaaaattttggaattttcatGACAGAGAACAGTAAAATGAATTGTTCTGATTAAAAACTAGAGATACTCCTACCAAATCTCAAGCTGAGAACCAACACCAAAAAATTCTTTGAATGATAGCTATCAACAATTCTCACTCCCACATTATTACAGCATGCCACAAGACTGTAATTTATCATCTATCTTCCAGAAATAACTTTGGAAGTCATTTTGTGTGACAAATATCAACCACGTCTCAAGTATGAAAGAATTAAAGTGATCATGGGATCCCTGCACCTTGTCAAGTATGTTTTGATTGGCTAACCAAACAATATTTGATGAGATACTAAACCACAAAACATGACAAGGTCATCAATCAACATGAGCATATAAAGCAACAGCTGTCATGATTATAGAAGTGAAAGCAAGAACATTCCTTCTAATGTTGCACAATcagaaaaatcatcatcaaaagaataaattacaaattaattGCAGGGAAACAGAGAATAAGTGAAATACTGATGGAAACACAAACATTGTGACATAAAACTGGTCAAAATATAGATGGAGAATGAAATAATCAGAATCAAATAACATACCCAGGAACATTGGCTCCTAGATGCTGCCAACTTCTTACTCTTAGGAAGCTTGATGAGCTTTCAAGAACATTAATTCCCGCAAGGTTGAATCTGAAGCACTTCCTTAAGAGACTATAGCATTGATAATCTGCAAATGAAATGATATTAAGTGATGAAATGCCAAAAAACTTGAACAGAATTCCCAACCCCATGTCCTAAAATTTTGATGAAGATACATAGATATCGagacaaaaaaaacacaagtctcAGAGCATTACAGATATGAAACACCTTGAGCAGAATCCCCATCATTTCAATGAAAGTAATAATCTCACTGATGTCATCTGAATAATCACCATTTCTATCAATTGTGACCTGTGGAATAAGAACAGTAgagaaattaaattgaaaaaaatatatgaagaatGTGTAGATATGATTGAAATACAAAAGGGAGAGAACTAACATAATATTGTCAGAAGCAGAGGGTGCACATTATCACCAGTGACAGCATGTTATTCCAGTTCATCTTCAAGCTGAACCTGTCTATGATTCATTCATTATGAACTTCTTGATAAAATTCATGGGCTTTGGGAACCTCTTATTACCATATTTGCACATTGCACGATTAAAAATATTCAAGGAAATTGCATCAGGTTCAACGCCTTCCATACGCATCTTTCTTAGAATTAAGACAACATCAGACAATCTGGCCATTCGGAACAAAGCATTCAATATATTATTGTAGAAAGAAATATTAGGGTTAAGTCCATTCTGGGCCATCCAGTGCTCCAATTGCAAGGCACTAGTTACTTTCCCAATCCTGCACAGAGCATAGCACAAGGATCCACAGGTGAAGGCATCAGGAGCAAAACCACTATTATGCATATCAACCAACAAGTTTTCCACTGATAAATAGTCATTTTTCTTGACTAAAGCATGTATGAGAATATTGTATGAAGTGGTATCTGGAAAAACACTAGGCTTTCTGAACTCACTGAACATTATTTTAGCATGTCCAGTCAATCCTTTTCTGCATAGGTTACCAAGAATCACATTATATGTGATGGTACTAGGACACTGTCCCTCACTGATCATATGCTCAAAAAGCTTTAAGCTTTCAACTAAAGCACCAATCTTGCCAAAGTATTGCATCAGAGAAGTCATGCCAACAATATTAAGCTTAAATCCTTCTGTGCCCATACGGTCAAGGACACTCCTGATCACTGATGCAGTTCCCTGCCTGCATGCAGCAGACAATAATGTATTGAAAGAAACCAAATCAGGTCCACCTCTTTCCCACTTGAAATTATCTAAATGCTCTAATGCTTCAACAAGCTTCGCATCACTACAAAGCCCTTTCAATATTGTGTTGTATGTCACATTTGTGGGGACAAATCCATGCTCCATCATACTGCTGACTTTGCTTATTGCTTCTCCATTTCTATGATCAGAACATAAGATCTGGAAATAGATATTACCAGTCACAGAATCAACAAATTGGCCTCCACTTGAAGCCATTCTGCAGAGAAGATCATGGGAATGCTTCAATTCCCCAGCCTTCAATAAACTAGTGGCTAAAGCACAATAAGTCACATGATCAGGAAAGGTACCGTTTCTCTCCATAACCCTAATCAAATCATGGGCATCAGACACTCTATTTAGGCTACAAAGCGCATGGAGTAGAGTATTGTATGTAACCAAATCTGGAGAACAGCCTTCTTTGCTCATCACATTCAAAATCTGCAATGCTGCCTCAATCTTTGAATGCTTGCAAAGAAACTTGATAAGCACAGTATATGTAACAACATTAGGTGCACAATCATTTACATGCATCTGCTCCAAAGTTCGATAAGCTTCCTCCCATAGCCCTTTCTTGCTGAACCCCAAAACTAAAGCTGTATAAGAATAAACATTGGCAGTAAATCCTTTTCTTCTGAGCTTGTAAAAAAGAGACAAAGCAGTGTCACATTGACCTGACTTGCATAACCCGAAAAGAATGGGATTGTAGGTGCACACATTGAGGGAAAAGCCCCTATCAAGAAGAAATGAAACTATATTACAAGCTTCCTGAAGCATATCAGCTTTGCATAGACCAGAAATCAAGCAATTCAACACAGGCAAAGTAGGTAAATAGTCATGATTTATCATCATTGATAATGCACAGAGAGAAACATCAAACTCACATGCACTCAAGGATTTCTTCAACAGTCTCATCAAGGATGAAAAGGAAGGAATGAACTTATTGCTGTGCATTTCCTCTAGTACAGATAAAGCATCTTTCAAATACCCTAATTTACACAAACCATTGAAGAGTATATTGAATGTCCAAACATTTGGAGGTGGTCCAAATCTTTCCATCCCCTCAATAACTTCAGCCAGTTTATCCACACAGACAGCACTAGATTTGAGATAAGAATGCAAGAGAGCATTGTAATCAAGCACACTCGGATTCATTAGACTCAAAACATCCAGTGCGGCCTTCAAATTGCCAGCTTTAGCATAATTTTGCACTCGGCTGCGACGAGCAAGTTGGGCTGATTGCCAGATATTATAAAAACTCGCAGTCAGATCCCTCTCGAGATAAACTGAACATGTGATACAGGAATTTGGCAGTTCAAAGATTGAATTTTGAAGCAACCCCGGTTCCAAATGCAGGCTGTCTTCAGAGAAATCCAAAGCTTCTACTGAGCAGGAGATGGACATGCTTAGAAATTTATCAAAAAGACGCAAATTTCTCGGAATGTTTAATGATTGGAACCTAGAAGCAAAGAGAGAATGCAGCATGGAGATCGATTGAGCGGAGAAAAAGGCTAGGATTTCACCtcttatttcaaaaattcacaTCTATGAACTCCGATTGCAGCTCAGCATTTCAGCGCTTTCCGATTCTTCGACGAGGAGGGGTGAAACCTGCTcgtccaaaaccctaaccaaaaCCCTTCTCATCCAGCTAAACCGGGCTTGGGCCTGAGATTCGCTTAGCCTCCGAAGATGGAAAGCGAAGGACGGCCGGCGACGCCCGGATGCTGACAACGGCGACGGCGAACCAAGGTAAGGGTTCAGGCGAGGGGTTGAAGTTAGAATTTATTTCAGAGGATTTGGAGTTCCTATGCAAGGAACGCTGATTTtccataagttttttttttaaattagtgcATTTGTTGGGATGTAATTGTAAATTTAGCGGATTTATATTTcctatatttgaaaattaaaaaaaaaaaatatgcttgGTTgaagggatttgtaaatttagatttgaaaaatatgtatttagtttgatatattttttttacttggagTGTATGTTATGATTAGTAAAGTTACCTCTACcctgatattataaaaattaatatatatctatacttGCATGTAAATCCCTCACATGCTAGTCATATGACCATGACTTTTAGatatgaaaatacaaaaaaaaaaaattcaaatgtttagcaacaaacaaaataaaaggtttCTCTTTTCCAAATGCTTTTGAAATCCCTTGAATGAAGGATGTtgttttacaattaaaatttacGATTTTCTGAGTTAAACTTGAAGACataattaatatcttaatattaattataaaacatttGTATACTCAAAGGAgtttattatttcataaataataatttcttgaacgagtttatcattttattattattattattattattattattattattattattattattattattagctctCAAGAATTTTctctaatatttaattttttttaattcaaatattaaccAATTTCAACATTTTATTCTAAAAGATTTTGAATTatcaaagattttttaaaattaaatattttttactaattatttaatattttgcttataattaatttaacctaaaataagaaataatttttaacattaaatttaaataagaaatatcttctatttcacaaaattaaattgTAAATTACCATAACTACTAGAATAATATTATATTGAGATGAGAATTAATCACCACATTGCAAAAAATCTAAAAGGAGGTTAATAACTTGATGCCAGggtacaaaaaaaattaaaaaaaattaggggaGGGTTTAATGACCTAGCATTAGAGCTGTCAATTCAGGCTTGGCCCGCCGAGCCAGCCCGCCCCACCAATAAAAATGGACGGGTCGGGTTGGTCTTTTACTCCAGGCGGAACTAAATGGGCCCACCTGCGCCGGCCACAGGTTGGGGTGGGTCAGCCAGTTGTCTgtctctaatttatatataatgtattttatataatatatatattgatattgacatattgttaaggatttaaattaaaaaaataataaataatttttttttcaaaaaaataattaattaattaattaattaaatcaaaataaagaaaaccaaaaacccACCCGTGACCTAACCTCTTCTCATCTCCTCCGCCACCCCACCCATCCCCTTGATCTCCAAGTCCAAGCCGATATCATCATCGGCGCCCCTCATCAGTCATCGCCTTCCGCCAAGCTCTCCGCGACCCTCTCAACGGCGTCAACGCTCTCTTCGACTGGGATCCCTCCACGTGGTGTCTCCTGGCTTGTCGTTAAGCTCCGCCTCCCTCATCTCCACCTCTCCCTCTCCGGCCCTCTCCCCGCCTCCACTCTCCCCCCAAAAATCTAATTCCTAAAATCTCATCGCCATTTCTCATCGTCACCGATCACCGACTCACCGCCGATTGCAAGATTGAACGAAtagaaatgtttttattttgtgctttgttaattttgctaaatttttattgattgtaatggatgaatgttataattgtaatagatgttttatcttgtggtttgttgttttttaatttttgttgattgcaaatttgtaatagatatttttttttagagattttgtaattattgttgattttgttaggttttgaatattataatggatgtttttattttgttaattattgtatgttttaatttttaatttagttttttaatgaatttataatgaatgtttcaatgtttcataTGTTACaatagttataaaaataaaataaattaattattttgattttttggcgGGCCGGTCCACCCAACCCACAACCCAAAACAGGTCGGGTCGGGTTGGCATTTTGCTGGCCCGCCCCGCTAGCCCATTTTGACCAAGGTTGTTAgacccggaccggaccggcccggccggttcaaccggaaaaactgggaaccggccatgtggccgaccctggtataccccattgaaccggGTAATAAAAAATctggtgttaacccggtgacccgggcagTTCAACCGGAAACCGGTTGACCTGgtcgggtcaatcgggtcacaatgtttaattttttttacaatatttaataatttattattattttctcattagaaaccacaaaatggtgtatatttattaatattaatttataatttataatcaataaatagaatacaatatatatatatatatatcataaatataccaacaaaaattaacatttaaaaataaaatctattaatatgttatgtaaatactttctaaaattttaatttattaagaaaataaaacaataaatgagtgtaattttattatagaaatataaaattaaagtattctaattaaataaaaagtataagaaaatttaagacaaaataaaaactcaattgagatataagaattagtgaattaaatttcttatctattttaacaaaatcaaccaataaacaaataaataaataaataacaccgagagaagttcaataattatatattaatatattaaatttgtaaatattttaaaaatgtaaaaataaatgacataagtagaaaactctactgtatataaagtcatttatcaatttaaatatcaaatttgagtaggtttttatattataattatgggtttaatattatatttgctaattattaattattataatatttttttatatttaattattgaccccagTTCAACCCCGATTTGACCCGGTcaaacccattgacccctgacccctgagcttagccgggtcattgcctggtctgacaaccttggttttGACTGCTCTACCTGGCTAGCATCTACCGGAGTTACTATttcccattaaaaaaaatgtattatttaattatttaatgaaatcttATCCTTTGCACGGGTATTGAATAGTTTAAATTGAAATTagttgataatttaattattaattaaattaataattaattcaatatattattactaattattaaatataacctttttaaaaataataatatattaaaaataaagttaataattaataaatattttataattactatatcATAACAAATTGATGTATAATAAAAGAGCGATGCTATGTTGtttcccgaatgacgtggatgcccaacttgttatccacatcctcatccacgtcattattttttttatataaacttcaaatttgaactttaaaaattcttaaatacttaaaattaaaaaaaattataaacctatatctaaaatcataaacccaaatgctacaaaatctataaactaaaaatctaaaattttaaaccctaaataataaatactaaaccctagaccctaaatcctatgccctaaaccctaaacaagaaatCACGAACCCCCTGtgggggtttgtgatttctagTTTATAGTTTAGGGAGTGAttttcggtttatcatttacatgtttatcttttacaattaaatgtttaaatttaggatttagataataaagagaaattaatttttttaaaaaaaaataaagaaataatgacgtggatgctgacatggatgccaacttaacatccacgtcattcggaaAACCTATTCGGGAAATCTATTcagta contains:
- the LOC120249856 gene encoding pentatricopeptide repeat-containing protein At1g09900-like, whose product is MLHSLFASRFQSLNIPRNLRLFDKFLSMSISCSVEALDFSEDSLHLEPGLLQNSIFELPNSCITCSVYLERDLTASFYNIWQSAQLARRSRVQNYAKAGNLKAALDVLSLMNPSVLDYNALLHSYLKSSAVCVDKLAEVIEGMERFGPPPNVWTFNILFNGLCKLGYLKDALSVLEEMHSNKFIPSFSSLMRLLKKSLSACEFDVSLCALSMMINHDYLPTLPVLNCLISGLCKADMLQEACNIVSFLLDRGFSLNVCTYNPILFGLCKSGQCDTALSLFYKLRRKGFTANVYSYTALVLGFSKKGLWEEAYRTLEQMHVNDCAPNVVTYTVLIKFLCKHSKIEAALQILNVMSKEGCSPDLVTYNTLLHALCSLNRVSDAHDLIRVMERNGTFPDHVTYCALATSLLKAGELKHSHDLLCRMASSGGQFVDSVTGNIYFQILCSDHRNGEAISKVSSMMEHGFVPTNVTYNTILKGLCSDAKLVEALEHLDNFKWERGGPDLVSFNTLLSAACRQGTASVIRSVLDRMGTEGFKLNIVGMTSLMQYFGKIGALVESLKLFEHMISEGQCPSTITYNVILGNLCRKGLTGHAKIMFSEFRKPSVFPDTTSYNILIHALVKKNDYLSVENLLVDMHNSGFAPDAFTCGSLCYALCRIGKVTSALQLEHWMAQNGLNPNISFYNNILNALFRMARLSDVVLILRKMRMEGVEPDAISLNIFNRAMCKYGNKRFPKPMNFIKKFIMNES